A region of Heliomicrobium gestii DNA encodes the following proteins:
- a CDS encoding LL-diaminopimelate aminotransferase: MFDWKPARRMANLSSAMFSRMDALRQEVEGGGVDVINLGIGSPDRPPAPHVRQALMDGLARDDAFGYALTDGLMEFKSAVADWYQQRFGVTLDPKTEVLSLMGSQDGLGHLGLALLDPGDITLVPDPGYPIYSAGVLLAEGVPYPLPLEREKNYLPDFDAIPEEVLQRAKLMILNYPSNPMAATAELEFFARVVDFARRNSIIVLHDVAYSELAYDGYRPVSFLQAPGAKEVGIEFHSVSKSYNLAGCRLGMAVGNREVLAVLANLKSNIDYGVFKAVQWAAVAALRGPQAMVEENAKAYQRRRDVLVDGLARIGWQMDKPKASMFVWAPVPEGFASSFAFAEELLRETGVLVVPGNAFGERGEGYVRIALVVSEERLAEAVDRIAKRYRFAG; this comes from the coding sequence ATGTTTGATTGGAAACCGGCACGTCGAATGGCCAACCTCTCGTCTGCCATGTTCTCGCGTATGGATGCGTTGCGGCAAGAGGTGGAAGGCGGCGGCGTTGATGTGATTAATCTTGGCATCGGCAGCCCTGATCGTCCTCCGGCCCCCCATGTGCGGCAGGCCCTGATGGACGGTCTGGCCCGAGACGATGCCTTTGGGTATGCATTGACAGACGGGCTGATGGAGTTCAAGAGCGCTGTTGCCGATTGGTATCAACAACGGTTCGGAGTGACCCTTGACCCGAAGACAGAGGTCCTCTCCCTCATGGGATCCCAGGACGGTCTCGGTCATCTCGGTTTGGCCCTGTTAGATCCCGGTGACATCACCCTCGTCCCCGATCCGGGATACCCCATCTACTCAGCCGGTGTTCTTCTCGCCGAAGGCGTGCCGTATCCGCTACCGCTGGAACGAGAAAAGAACTACCTGCCTGATTTTGACGCCATTCCGGAAGAGGTCTTGCAACGGGCCAAGTTGATGATCCTGAACTATCCCAGCAATCCGATGGCCGCCACGGCGGAATTGGAGTTTTTCGCTCGTGTCGTCGACTTTGCGCGCCGCAACAGCATCATCGTGTTGCATGACGTGGCCTATTCGGAACTGGCCTATGACGGCTATCGTCCTGTCAGCTTCTTGCAAGCGCCGGGGGCCAAAGAGGTGGGTATTGAGTTCCACTCTGTCTCCAAATCCTATAACCTGGCCGGCTGCCGTTTGGGCATGGCTGTGGGCAACCGGGAGGTTCTTGCCGTTCTGGCTAACCTGAAATCCAACATCGATTACGGCGTCTTTAAGGCGGTGCAATGGGCAGCTGTGGCTGCGTTGCGCGGACCGCAGGCCATGGTTGAGGAAAACGCCAAGGCCTACCAGCGCCGGCGTGATGTGCTCGTCGATGGGTTGGCTCGCATCGGCTGGCAGATGGATAAGCCGAAGGCCTCCATGTTCGTCTGGGCGCCCGTGCCAGAGGGATTTGCCTCTTCTTTCGCCTTTGCCGAGGAGCTGCTGCGGGAAACGGGCGTGCTGGTCGTGCCGGGTAACGCTTTTGGTGAGCGGGGCGAGGGGTATGTCCGCATCGCCCTGGTCGTTTCCGAGGAGCGCCTGGCCGAGGCTGTCGATCGGATCGCCAAACGGTATCGTTTCGCCGGTTGA
- a CDS encoding dipeptidase, with product MKKGESITSLQEKGSPLIQVADAHCDTLLKVCDDGFSLFDQAGGAVCVRGLQAGGVALQFFAAYIGEAYKPYGSLRRTLELIDAYHRMIRENRDVLFSLCWKEELADTGTRCGALLAIEGGEALEGSLDLLDILFRLGVRSIGLTWNQRNLLADGSWEEASKGGLTRFGRQVVERMEYLGMVVDAAHIAPAGFWDLSALCQRPWLVSHTCCRSLHDHPRNIDDRQIAALAARGGVMGITFYPDFLGDARAGVKAVADHIEQACQAGGGYEHVGIGSDFDGADRYALGLEGAERFPRLWEALGERGFSDEQIRAIGSGNLMRLLAKNLPDRPVEP from the coding sequence ATGAAAAAGGGAGAATCCATCACATCTTTGCAGGAGAAGGGAAGCCCCTTGATCCAGGTTGCCGATGCCCATTGTGATACCCTTTTGAAGGTTTGCGACGATGGCTTCTCCCTTTTCGATCAAGCCGGCGGCGCCGTCTGCGTCCGGGGACTGCAAGCGGGAGGGGTGGCGTTGCAATTTTTCGCCGCCTATATCGGCGAGGCCTATAAACCCTATGGGAGCCTCCGGCGTACACTGGAACTGATCGACGCCTATCACCGGATGATCCGGGAGAACCGCGACGTTCTCTTTTCTTTGTGTTGGAAAGAGGAACTCGCCGACACGGGGACCCGCTGCGGCGCATTGCTGGCAATTGAGGGCGGCGAAGCGCTGGAAGGCTCTCTCGACCTGCTGGATATCCTCTTTCGTCTCGGTGTCCGCTCCATAGGGTTGACCTGGAACCAGCGCAACCTTCTGGCCGACGGGAGTTGGGAGGAAGCAAGCAAAGGCGGCTTAACCCGTTTTGGGCGGCAGGTCGTTGAACGGATGGAGTACCTGGGAATGGTTGTCGATGCCGCCCATATCGCTCCGGCCGGTTTCTGGGATCTCAGTGCGTTGTGCCAGCGCCCCTGGCTGGTTTCCCATACCTGTTGCCGCAGTCTGCACGATCACCCCCGCAACATCGATGACCGGCAGATCGCTGCATTGGCGGCGCGGGGCGGCGTCATGGGGATCACCTTCTATCCGGACTTCCTCGGTGATGCCAGGGCCGGCGTGAAGGCAGTTGCCGATCACATCGAGCAGGCCTGCCAGGCTGGCGGCGGCTATGAACATGTCGGCATCGGCAGCGATTTTGACGGCGCTGACCGTTACGCCCTCGGCTTGGAGGGGGCTGAGCGTTTTCCGCGCTTGTGGGAGGCCTTGGGAGAAAGAGGCTTCTCTGACGAGCAGATTCGAGCGATTGGGTCGGGCAACCTGATGCGCCTGCTGGCCAAGAACCTCCCGGATCGACCGGTTGAACCGTAA